A region of the Oncorhynchus nerka isolate Pitt River linkage group LG26, Oner_Uvic_2.0, whole genome shotgun sequence genome:
aagaacccttttgggttccaggtataaccctttccacagagggttatatgtggaatccaaaagggttctacctggaaccaaaaatggttctactatggggacagctgaaccATTTtcaaacccttttttctaagagtgtagcatATCATGTCTTCATTCAGGTTCAGAAACATAAGTTTCCTTTCAATGGTTTTCACAGAATTGTTTACTGGAGAGAGATATTTATTTGACTAAGTAAAAACTGATTATGACAGTTCTAGGTACTGAAATAGAAGCCATCCAAGTGCATTATATATCATGCTGCTAACCTTTTAACCAGATGATTTATTCAAATACTCATGATAGTGTTGAGGTGGCTTTAGACCACAATGTTTGACACCTCTTTCTCTGAGGTCAGAGTGAAATGAATGTGTCTAACTGTTTACAATGAAATGTGTTTGACCTTGAGGATGTCACAGTGTTACAGgtattagacagacagagagtttgGGTAATTATATATGGCCTAAGTCTAACAAAGACATTATTGTTGAGTCAGTGAAAGTGTTTGTTTACGTTTCCTTTTTAACGTGGGGTTGGGGCTAAACATATTGTTTCATTCAAGAGCCATATGGAATAAATCCAGAAATGTGTGTTAACTAACATCAACCGTGCAGATCATGAATATGTAAATATTATGTTCATAATGTATTTGTAAATATTCATAACAAAAAGTGGTCATGATGTCCCAGTGTAGAATTTGTACACCGTTAAACATTTGATGTACATAAAAAAATGCTTATATTTATTTTAGAATCATTACACTGTGAATGGTACTTTACTTGAAGCCTGAAGTTTTGGTCTGACAAGCCTTTTTGTGTTGTAAATGTGTCATACATACACAAAATACAAGTTAACTGTGTTAATTGTGTTCGCTGCCTTTGGTTTTCCAGAATGATTCAATATTGAGATGCTTTAGTAGTTTCAAAATAGTCACCTTTCACATAGATGTATCTATCTATTATATTCCATCAGATTTTTAGCACTAATTTGAGAATTAAATGTTTCCAGAATTACATTTCTTTAACCTTTTAGATAATAAGGGCACTACCAATGGCCATTACATTAGCAGGATGACAGCCTGTTGAATAACACAAACGTTCTGTAATTCCTGACAGAAGCATGGGAGGTATGATGTATTTATTCATGAAATTGTATGATTGTAAATACACAAATCACACAGGTGTTTTATATTTCCGGACTATGTTGATTTATTGTGTTTAATTATATGGACTCAGACGACTGATTTTTAGTGTGAGCTTGTTTTTGTCTCAAAGAAAGAAAAAGGAGCACTCTGTTTCTGCACAGATCTGATTATTTATTGACGGGACGTAGGCCTACTTTTTGTTCAAGCTGGGAGGTAGTGTGTATGGGTACTTTCTTTCCATATGTAGACTGCAATATCTCATCTTCATGTCATATTGCCGGGAGCTTTCTGGTCTACAAAGTCATAATGACACCAGTTTATGTCAAAGCTACTGCACAAGAACACTTCAAGAGAACACTTTTCACAGCACACATCTCCAACTGAAACCATTTGCAGATTGTGGTGGCAGCCTTAAAAAACAGTGTCCAAGAATAACAGGAACAGCATCCAAGAAAGAAATGAGGTCTCAGGCTATATCGCTCAGGTCAAACTGTCTATGTGTCCTGGCAGCAGGCTCCCTACTGTAGACAAAGTTCAAGGCTGTGAAGGGAGGATAAATGATAACATaccaagaaaacacacacacacatccgtaCCTATGCATATACAGTAAATACATAAAAACATACAAACCCACATACATCTCCATTCCATTCAGGTTGTGACTCTGGCTGCCATTGTGAAAGATGGAAAATTAGGGAAATGAGGAGAGTCCCCATCCATATTAGACTGTCATGGGTGCTAACTGACCTTGGACACTAGATGATGTTACAGTAGGACAATACTGCACACACTTAAAGATAAAGTAGATGCTGGGTTTGGATCACTGGCGGAATAATGTTGACCAGATGTCAGTAACTAGGACACTTATTCAGCTGGATATTTAGCCTCCTTTTGTTTGATTACTCTACTTGTGACATTCATCCAAACAAATAACTGCTCCCCGGAATATGACTTCATTTCCTAACACAGTGTCCTAGGCTGGTTGTTTTTGTTGGCATGACGCATTTTTGAAGCAAAGAACCTGGGGTTGTCCTTAATCATTAACATAACAACATGAGTTCAGTACAGCTGAACTGGAGCTGGAGTTTATTAGAGGTACAGCAGAGTGTAAAACTGTAACAAACTATCAATAGGGGCAGTATTCTTTATACTGGTATTCATAAAGATTGGTGTAATAAACAGTTTACATCATCAGTGTAGTTAATATGAAATACAACCTATCTATATGGAAACATATTAACCATACTCTCTCATTTTACGTAAACATTACAGAAGAGATAAATGGTGAGGCCATCCTGAGTTTTTTTTTGTGTACATTGAATATCTGCCAATATTCTATGCAGAGGTTGGACGTATTCACTTTTCCCAGAAGGGGAAGCAGTGCGCGGGGGGGTGGAAATAGGCCAGGGAAGGACACTACTTCCTTCTGAAACCTGTTGATGTTTTGTCCATTGTTtacctatatatcatgacattttTAGGTGAGCCCTCTCACGTAATGATGACATGATACAGTGTCATTCTACACATCAGAAAGCATTGATTTGTAGTTTTGCTTCCAGTTAAATTATTCATCCCATCTTGATCTATTTTCTTCAGATGAAGACAATCTTCATCTAATTTTGAACATATGCCAGGACAGGTGAGAAAAACTCCTGAGCCACGGGGTAGGCTATTATAAAATGATACATAAATTACACCAGTTTGGTGCCTTTTAAGATGTGTAACTTGGtaaaaaaaactgtttgaattCACTTCATTTTAATATTCTGCGATAAAGAGcgataaagagcacatgttcacaACTCGAGGTTCAAAAACGAAATTACTACAGTATGTGGCACTGAGTCCAGAATAAAGTTACAGGGTTGAAGTTTTCATCTTAAATTAGCCATACATACCCCTGTGACAGGGGAAaaggaagcttgttgtgtgcaattGAATACAAGCATCAGGAAAAAAAATGaaattgttaaaacatttctagctTGTTTATccatgggtaacagggttgactggtaTGCTCGAACCACTCAGTtttcaccacaaaacaccagaaaatggctAAATAGAGTAGAACCAacgatttgactattagatgtcaagtaatagtttcaccatattaaaatgagAATTCAGTTCACGTAATAGGGTTTTTGATCTTAAAATGAATTactaatcacattaaataaatattgatcttcagaaatgacttggTCAAAGCAGCAAATGAACtggggctttacaatgatggtgaaagtCATAGAGGGTGCACTGAGGGACATGTCCAAATACTGAATTTTTTCTTCATTTATATgaaaaaaaatctgatttattGAAGTAtctatgtggtctatattaaagagcACTTCATTAAATATAACAAGCTTTAAAAATTTAacattggtgcacaatttctacttaaaacaTCAAAGGGATGCAAAAAGGCACTCATTTCATGAGTTATATTGCTGTCCCTTGGCTATCACCTCAGACCTCAAATAAACACCTTCCTCCTCTCTGAATCGCCCTGCAGCCTCACTCCCTAGAGCCCTCCAATACCTGGTCAACTATTCAAGACATGAGGTGAATGAAACTACTTAAAGTCACGAATCATTCCAGAAACAGTCTCTTTATCTCAGGCACTATTATTTGCTTTAGGTGGGATGTGTTATTATTTGACAGGCTCGTTTGACAGTGGTGATAAGCTACATAGATTGGCAAAGAATTGCAATGTGAACATCACTGATCATTTATTGTGGGGCCCAGGGAGATGAAGACATGACTCAGAGTAGCTATgtacaaagaacaaacagcaaagaGAACATGGGTGATAATTGATGCCATGTAAGACCATATACTAGGTTGTTGTTTGAAAGGATCTGAGTAAAGCCCAATTCAGAGAGGTCAGAGccacaggaatgttgaggtgacAAACATAATATACTGAGATAATTTGGGCATAGGCCTAACTCGTCCAACTAGACAAAAACAGAACATTATATTGATGAAGTATAAAAAAGGAATAGTTGTCTCGAGTAAACTGGTAAACTGGTGTCTTTGACCTGTTCTTTCTGAGTCAGATAATTGGAATAATGAATTCCATTACTGTTTTTAAAATACATTCCTAAGTCTTGTGTAAACTATCCTCCCAGTAGACATTATCTCCTGTACTTTCACTGTCTGGTTACCTTatgatatttaaaaaaacatagggATGGACCAGCATGGTGCATATGGGCCTATACGTATTGACAATTTGTACTAGAGCGCCCCCAGCTGTGCTACTGAGTCTCATTCCAAAAACATTGTGATGGGctactacacacacaaacaacacaaaaacattagatagctacagagtagaTTAGCATTGTATCTGACGCACACATTGCTACTAGGTTGGAGATTATTACTCAACATAAATTATACTAATGTTCTTACTAACACAAAAGGCAATGCCATCAATGCTCTCAAACTAGGACCCTTAATTTGAATTGGCAATATATTTCTAAGAAATattttgtgatttaaaaaaaaatatataccaaAAATCATTTTATATTGGCAACAAATATATTTGTTGATAAGACGTACATATTTTCTAAACCTATGATTGCTTGATCCTCGTTTGGAACTCTGACCCTCCTCTCAGGAAACCACGTGGTAGTTCTATACATGCTGCTGTGGATGTTAGCATCATGAACAGATTTCACTGAATCCTTTTCCCGATAAATATTATCCAGTTCACAAGTAATCATGTCAGGCAAATCGGATTTCAAGATTAATTCAAAGTTTGcagagaaatatgacaaatatAGACAAAAAGAAGAGTTACAAAGGCGTAAGTGTGACTTcccaagcttgttagctagctagctagatggcTAGCAAGCCAGCCGTCATGTTAGCTAAAGTTATCATTTTCAACTTGCTTGCTAACGTTTGATCCCATTCTCACTTGAAATGAATCTTATTCTGTAATTTATTTAACTTACATATTAATACGCTCAGAAGTTAACTCAGCTATTTTTGGTTATAactatgtaacgttagctagcatgtCCAGCTAGATAGCAATTTAGTTCTGTCTTGTTTTCCTGGCGGAATGCTTCCAACACATTGAATGGCTTGTCATGTTCATTATTGATTATTTCAGTGAAAGACAAATATGGCGACCAAGCTGATGAGAGTGAGTCTGGTTCAGATTCAGAATCAGATGATGATAGCGAGGTGGTAAGTGCTATTACTGTATCTAATTTGGCTAGCTATATCGTTTCAAGTGCGCAATACAAACACTGCCATGGTGTTCTGTTTATGGTTTGTCAGTGTTTTTGGCCCTACCTTTGTGTCCTTGACCTGTATATTTGTAATTTCAATGCAGACTGATGTGTGTCTTCTTAGGAACTTGACCCCAAAGTTGAAAGGGACTTCTACAGAACATTGTCTCTGCTGAAGAAGAAAGATCCTAAGATCTATCAGACTGATGCAACATTCTACACGGTGGAACGTATGTCATCAGTCAGTGTGTCTTGTTGTTGCTGCAACTGATTACGGTATGACAGTTTGATTCTGTGTTGCTTGTTTGTTTAAGAGGTGTCTTTCACCACCCAACTTTTCATTCTTAATCAGATGCAGCCATTGATGATGATGCCCAGCCTTCAACTTCAAAGAAAACCAAAGAGAAGCCAATGTATCTGAAAGACTATGAGCGAAAAGTTATCTTGGAAAGGGGAGGGTGAGTGAGCTGCAGTGTTCCTACTGTGCATATCTTTGTATCTCATTTTGGGCAAATGGTTTGACAATAACAATTTGTCTCATTCCCAGTAAatatgaggatgatgatgacgaGGAGAGTAATGATGAAGAGGCTGCAAAGAGGAGAGAGGCATGTTATGATACATTGTTTGACACATTTACACGGAGGTATGTCACGATAAGTAATGTATTGTTTGCCTTTGCTTTCTTTGACAGAGAGCTGCATCTCCAAGTTACATCCAGGAGCAGAGAGAATTGAAAGAGAGGTCAGGGTTAAATTCTCTCATAATCACTGTAATCACAACCTTTGCCCTAAAGAACATGGTGTATTTACACAAATAAATAAACTCTTGTTTTCTGTCTTTTATAACTGTCTTTGGAACATAAACACTGTGTCATGCTTCCACCAGCTTCCGTAAATTCATACAGGACAGTGATGAGGAGGGCAGTGAAGAGGACTTTCAGCTGCTGAAGAGGAGGAGCAAAACACAGGAAGAGAAGGTCCGTGGGAACCGGTGCCTGACTTTGTCTTATCATACAGTATAAAGCACTGCAGAGAGAAACATTCTATTCCTCTAACCTGTTATCTTTCTACCCAACAGGATAAAGAGGAAGAGGATTATGTGGACTGGCTGAAAGGCCAGGCAGAGCTGGGGGGCCCAGAAGAGGTGCAGGACATGGTGAGTGATGGAGAAACTGTTGGAATAGAGGGCAAGAGAGCGATATGTAATGACCTGCTGTGACTGAAATATGTGCTGTGTGTTGAGACAGAAATACTTGAGGGACTATTGGAACGACCCAGAGCTGGATGAGAAGGAGTGTTTCCTTAGGGATTTTGTCCTGAATAAGGGCTACAtggagaaaaattatgtggacGGGTAAGAGTTATTTACACAAGTTATTTTATGTCCACACATATGTTTTGTCCATGTATGCTTTCAATTGTAATCGTAGAGCAGTGCTCAGCACCGCTCTGACTGTGTACTAATCTGCCATGGCTGTGTGCAGGATCCCCAGCTATGACGAGGTGGTGAATGATGACGTGGAGGACTCAGAAGAGGATGGGGAGTCGTTCTTGGAGCGCCAGGAGGACTTTGAAAGACACTACAACTTCCGCTTTGAGGAGCCTGATGCCCAGAAGGTGGACTTTCCCGTCTCTACATGCACATGTCTGtttgtatggtgtagtgtatgTACCTTGGTCTCATATAGTATCTTATTGTTCCTTACAGATCAAGACTTACCCCCGTACCATTGCCACCTCTGTCCGCTCCAAAGACGAGCGCAGGAAGCTCAAAAGGGAGGAAGTGAAGGATAGGAAGAAAAGGGTCAGTAGACTCTCTTTTAGTTAATCTTATACATCACTCCATCCCTTCCTcatttctctcactctcccaaCAAACCGACCTGTCACTCTTCTGGCCCCTGCAGGAGAAGGAGCAGAAGCATGAGCAGCTGAAGCAGCTGAAGAACCTGAAGCGTAATGAGATCATGCAGAAGCTGCGGCGGCTGCAGGAGCTGACAGGCAACGAGCAGCTGGCCTTCAGTCAGGTGGACCTGGAGGGAGACTTTGACCCCCAGCAGCATGACCAGCTCATGCAGGTGACCACTCACACACCTCAAGAAGAGAAACGGATTATAAATAAAGACACTCCTCTTATTGTCTCTCCCTGTATTTTTATCTTCTTCCAGAAATTCTTTGGTGATGAATattatggagagggagagggggagaagcccCAGTTTGAAGTTGAAGAGCTAGAGGGTGGTAAGTCACTCGTTGCTGATTTTATTATCTCAAGTAGAATCTAATACTTTAGAATCGGTGGCATTGTAATAAGGTAGCTTTCTCTGTCCTGCAGAACACTGGAACTGGGACACATGGACAGGAGAGGTTGGAGAAAAGGAATATGATGGTGAAGAAGAGGAGCATGAAGGAGAAGAGTATGACCAGCCAAACTGTGAAGATCCAGACTTTATTGTGAGTTCCTCTAATATGACCGTCACTTCAGCATTGCCTGCAGACCTTAAGAAACACATTTAGTGGCGGCTAGTCAGAAATAAAGGTCTCGTTGATGTTTGAGATTGTATGTGACTCACTCATCTGAATTCTCACTTGACCAGATGGATGCAGACTATGATCCCAGTCAGCCAAGCACCTCCAAGAAGCAGAAGAAAAAGGAGAAGATGAAGGTGGATGCCCTGCTGAtgggaaagaagagaaagaagtCTCATTTTGCTGAGGTCATTACCCAAAACAAGCCTGTGTTTGACCCCCGTAAGTCTCAGGAGGTTCAGCACCATGAATCTTGGGCTATTTTCCATAACCTTGTAGATTCTGTTCGATGTACTATAGATATTGAGACTGAATGCTCTTTCATGCATCCATCCTTTGTGCTTCAGAGGAGAAGTCCTTTGAGCAGTACCTGGACGAGTACTATAAGCTGGACTATGAGGACATCATAGACGACATCCCCTGCAGGTTTCGCTACAGGCAGGTCCTGGCCAATGACTTTGGCCTGTCCACTGACGAGGTGAGGCTGGGAGCCCTAGTTCCTACTAGGTTGtctcagggttggggtcaatttagGAAGTACACTAAAATTCTAATTCTTATGCTTTTCAATTAGAAAAGTTTGGAGTTTGGTTAACTTTTTAGTTGTCTGGAATTTAAATCtaatttaccccccccccccacccccaccctgggTTGTGctatagtatagtactgtacagACCCAGAATCCTGCACTGATGAGCTGAGATGTGACTGACCTGGTATTGCTACCCTCCGGGGACAGCTCTGACCAGGGCATGACTTCAGTTAATCTTCTCTCTGAGCAGATGAGGATGAGGAGACAGAATGATAGAAAGGGAAATGCTTGAATGCACAGAGTTATCAACTTGCTTGGAGCATTATCTGCACAAATTAGGTTTAAAGTCATTTCTGTGGATTTAGCATCTATGTTTAAAGTGGCTGTATGAATATGTTACTATTACAGAAAGTAACTTGTTCTTCCCTCAGATCCTGGGAGCAGATGAGAAAGAGCTGAACCGCTGGGCCTCGCTAAAGAAGACCTGCATGTTCAGGTACTGAACCTGGTCTCAAAACAGTAGGCATTTACTAATCAGCTACTTATGGGGAAAATGGTCTTTCAGATTTTTCCTTTTCTATTTTTGTCTTCAATCTCCTTTTCAGGTCTGACAAGGAGGAGATGAGTGATTTGCAGAACTACAAAATCAAAGgacaaaatgtgaagaaaaagaTAGAAGTCTTGAACTCTTTCTATGCTGAGTGAGTATTCTACCATATGCAGATTGGCAGAATATGTTCTCTAAGAAATCTGAAAACGGAATTATCGTCATTGACCAACTTGTGCTCATATTTCTTTGCAGGGAGGACAAAGCAGAGGGCAAGACCAAAGTGGGTaagaagagaagagacaggatGAAGAATGCAGAGAAGGATGACAAGGAtctggaggatgatgatgatgatgatgaggttgGACCCAGTCAGGAAAGCTCTGCATTGGACTCTGGTGAGGGGGTGGTAGTCCAGGCactgagagaggcaggagaccagGAAGAGGAGTTCCTGGTACCCAAATCCaagaagttgaaactggagcaggaaACAGTTGCTTCCACTCAGGAGACTGCAAACACAAGGACTGAAAGACCAAAATTGCCCAAGAAGAAAAACAGGCACCCAGGAAGCCGCCTCATGTCGGGGAAGGGGCCCTTCagggtgaaaatgggtgggcgaGAGTTCAGCGGACAGAGACTGAAGGCCTATGGACTGAATCCCAAGAGACTGCACTTCAGGCAGCTTGGCAGGCAGAAACGAAAGGCTCAAGAGAAGACTGAGAAGCAAGGGATCAAGGAGTGAGGGATCCCTTGCAGGGTCGTTACAATACTATAAATCAttggttcccaaccaggggtacttggcctatccacggGGTATTTGAGAATAGACCATAggtctactggtaaaatgcacacgGGGGGTATTCCGGGCAGTgcaaaattcagttggtggtacagtaatcgaaaaaggttgggaaccactgctataCGTTGTTCGTCTAACGAAAGTTAAACTCCGTGGGTCCATCAGGTTCCATTGTGTAAAATAAATCGTGCAATCATGACATTGGCGCCCCCATGTGGATCTAGCCAATCACAACGCTGGATATTTTTGGCGCTTTCTATTAATTCGATATTTTCAATTGTAGGCATCTACTTATTGTGTATGTGAATAAATACTTTACATTTGtcctgtacattttttttttttttagaaacaaAAATTCCGTCAGGCACTTTCGCTGGCACCTCATGTTAGCGCGCGCGTTCGCAGGAGACATTTGAATTACGGAAACGACTGAAGTGAAGCAAAACTCAGTGGACTGTTTACATTCGGCAAAACACGGTAAGTCAATCCTTGTACAACTTTTTAAACGTATCTAATTAAGATGTTAGTAACCGTAGCTGTCGTCAAGAGGGTCTGGGCATTAAGTTGAATGCTGTTTTCAAGCAAGAGCCTCTGCAGCTAACCTTAGTTAGACAGCGTTTTATTTTGTTGACCGTAGGCAGCAAACAATTTTAGTGGTGATGATGCACcagctaacgtaaactcacccagttccgtacaaatgtgcgcaaccgcaacattcaaacgaggctacaaagaaaactaatgtgACTGTTGAcgtcaaaatcgggggtgtgaactaggtt
Encoded here:
- the LOC115110611 gene encoding protein KRI1 homolog, giving the protein MSGKSDFKINSKFAEKYDKYRQKEELQRLKDKYGDQADESESGSDSESDDDSEVELDPKVERDFYRTLSLLKKKDPKIYQTDATFYTVEHAAIDDDAQPSTSKKTKEKPMYLKDYERKVILERGGKYEDDDDEESNDEEAAKRRERAASPSYIQEQRELKESFRKFIQDSDEEGSEEDFQLLKRRSKTQEEKDKEEEDYVDWLKGQAELGGPEEVQDMKYLRDYWNDPELDEKECFLRDFVLNKGYMEKNYVDGIPSYDEVVNDDVEDSEEDGESFLERQEDFERHYNFRFEEPDAQKIKTYPRTIATSVRSKDERRKLKREEVKDRKKREKEQKHEQLKQLKNLKRNEIMQKLRRLQELTGNEQLAFSQVDLEGDFDPQQHDQLMQKFFGDEYYGEGEGEKPQFEVEELEGEHWNWDTWTGEVGEKEYDGEEEEHEGEEYDQPNCEDPDFIMDADYDPSQPSTSKKQKKKEKMKVDALLMGKKRKKSHFAEVITQNKPVFDPQEKSFEQYLDEYYKLDYEDIIDDIPCRFRYRQVLANDFGLSTDEILGADEKELNRWASLKKTCMFRSDKEEMSDLQNYKIKGQNVKKKIEVLNSFYAEEDKAEGKTKVGKKRRDRMKNAEKDDKDLEDDDDDDEVGPSQESSALDSGEGVVVQALREAGDQEEEFLVPKSKKLKLEQETVASTQETANTRTERPKLPKKKNRHPGSRLMSGKGPFRVKMGGREFSGQRLKAYGLNPKRLHFRQLGRQKRKAQEKTEKQGIKE